The proteins below are encoded in one region of Triticum aestivum cultivar Chinese Spring chromosome 1B, IWGSC CS RefSeq v2.1, whole genome shotgun sequence:
- the LOC123124053 gene encoding mitochondrial inner membrane protein OXA1-like: protein MAFAARRSLASRFSHHLTRRLHPSVPHLLSRSNDDEPPSPSSQPQPLPSFRSQLPPASRAAQTLHHLLPFSLQHSGLPHRGFSSSAPAPDPPGEVDAAASVLVDAAEAVASSVPAPFPGEVAAAAADSFFPVAALQYLIDYVHTFTGLNWWACIALTTVLIRTATIPVLVSQLKSTQKLNAIKPEMEAIKDAMDSTDPKAALEGKYKMTALFQKHGVSPFSPLKGILIQGPMFMSFFFAINNMVEKVPSMKGGGVFWFTDLTTPDPLYICPVLAALTFLATVELNLQEGMEGNSMAGKMKTFSRGMALMTVPFTMNFAKGIFCYWVTSNLFSLVYGIVMRRPAVRKLFNLPAWEAPSAPALNSALNMFGGSKAVPSEKSPLALTAAQQSSLEKPDAAALGYRVKNLEKKGKSRGKSRKRR, encoded by the exons ATGGCGTTCGCCGCGCGGAGGAGCCTCGCCTCCCGCTTCTCCCACCACCTCACCCGCCGCCTCCACCCATCCGTCCCGCATCTGCTCTCCCGCTCCAACGACGATGAGCCCCCGAGCCCCTCATCTCAGCCACAGCCACTCCCGTCATTCCGCTCCCAGCTCCCGCCCGCTTCCAGAGCAGCCCAAACCCTACACCACCTCCTCCCCTTCTCTCTCCAACACTCGGGGCTACCTCACCGCGGCTTCTCCTCCTCCGCCCCCGCTCCGGACCCACCCGGAGAGGTTGATGCTGCCGCGAGCGTCCTTGTCGACGCCGCGGAGGCGGTTGCTTCGTCGGTGCCGGCGCCGTTCCCGGGGGAggtggcagccgccgccgccgactccttcTTCCCCGTCGCCGCGCTGCAGTACCTCATTGACTACGTACATACCTTCACCGGTCTCAACTG GTGGGCTTGTATCGCGTTAACGACGGTGCTGATCCGGACCGCGACGATACCAGTGCTGGTTAGCCAGCTGAAGTCCACCCAGAAGCTAAAT GCAATAAAACCAGAGATGGAAGCCATTAAGGATGCAATGGAT AGTACGGATCCAAAAGCAGCGTTAGAGGGGAAGTATAAAATGACCGCACTCTTTCAAAA GCATGGTGTTAGTCCATTTAGTCCACTAAAAGGAATTCTAATCCAAGGGCCAATGTTCATGAGCTTTTTCTTTGCT ATAAATAACATGGTTGAGAAAGTCCCTTCAATGAAAGGAGGAGGAGTATTTTGGTTTACTGATCTGACAACCCCGGATCCTCTTTACATCTGTCCTGTGTTAGCAGCACTGACCTTCTTGGCCACAGTGGAG CTTAACCTGCAGGAAGGAATGGAGGGCAATTCTATGGCCGGTAAAATGAAGACATTTTCTAGAGGAATGGCACTCATGACAGTCCCATTCACAATGAATTTTGCCAAG GGAATTTTCTGTTACTGGGTCACGTCGAACTTGTTCTCCCTCGTTTATGGTATTG TTATGCGTCGACCCGCTGTGAGGAAGTTGTTTAATCTTCCTGCTTGGGAAGCTCCGTCTGCACCCGCACTGAATTCAGCCTTGAATATGTTTGGTGGATCCAAGGCAGTACCTTCAGAAAAGTCACCTTTAGCACTCACGGCAGCCCAGCAATCTTCTTTGGAGAAACCTGATGCTGCCGCTCTTGGGTATCGGGTAAAAAATCTTGAAAAGAAGGGGAAATCTAGAGGCAAATCTCGGAAGCGCAGGTAA